The following are encoded in a window of Amycolatopsis lexingtonensis genomic DNA:
- a CDS encoding beta-L-arabinofuranosidase domain-containing protein: protein MTSPFTRRRLLQAAGAGALVSAAGSAFGWTPAAGAATGPVRPEAGVSAFPFELGQVRLTASRWLDNQNRTQNYLRFVDVGRLLYNFRANHRLSTGGAATNGGWDAPDFPFRGHVQGHFLTAWAQLWAVAGDTTCRDKATSMVAELAKCQANNSAAGFTAGYLSGFPEADFDNLEAGRLSNGNVPYYCIHKTMAGLLDVWRYVGSTQARDVLLNLAAWVDRRTGRLSYAQQQSVLGTEFGGMNAVLTDLYQYTGDARWLTVAQRFDHAAVFDPLAANRDQLNGLHANTQIPKWIGAAQEYKATGTTRYRDIATNAWNITVGAHTYAIGGNSQAEHFRAPNAIAGYLNQDTCESCNTYNMLKLTRELFSLYPDRADLADYYERALLNQMIGQQNPADSHGHVTYFSSLNPGGRRGLGPAWGGGTWSTDYGSFWCCQGSGLETQTKLADSIYFYSDTTLIVNLFLPSVLTWTQRGITVTQTTSYPAGDTTTLTVTGSVSGTWAMRLRIPGWASGATITVNGVAQNVTATPGSYATVSRSWASGDTVTVRLPMKVALKAANDNANVAAVTYGPVVLAGNYGSSTLGALPSLDPNSVTRTSTTALAFSAKANGSPVTLVPFYDAQGFNYTAYWNTGGGSGGTTSRLVNVGSGLVLGIENMSTADGGRALQWSDSGTADHNWEIITDGTAVRFRNANSGKVLGVLDMSTADNARVLQWSDNGTADHRWTVVDQGDGTAKIRNVNSGKLLTIENGSTATGAFAVQGPDNGAAANRWRIVRNG from the coding sequence GTGACCTCACCCTTCACCCGGCGGCGGTTGCTCCAAGCCGCCGGCGCCGGCGCCCTCGTTTCCGCGGCCGGATCCGCCTTCGGGTGGACGCCCGCCGCCGGCGCCGCCACCGGGCCGGTCCGGCCGGAGGCCGGCGTGTCCGCGTTCCCGTTCGAGCTCGGCCAGGTGCGGCTGACGGCGAGCCGGTGGCTGGACAACCAGAACCGGACGCAGAACTACCTGCGGTTCGTCGACGTCGGCCGGCTGCTCTACAACTTCCGGGCCAACCACCGGCTGTCCACCGGCGGCGCCGCCACCAACGGCGGCTGGGACGCGCCGGACTTCCCATTCCGCGGCCACGTGCAGGGGCACTTCCTCACCGCGTGGGCCCAGCTGTGGGCGGTCGCCGGAGACACGACGTGCCGGGACAAGGCCACCTCCATGGTCGCCGAGCTGGCCAAATGCCAGGCCAACAACAGCGCCGCCGGGTTCACCGCCGGGTACCTGTCCGGCTTCCCCGAGGCCGACTTCGACAACCTCGAGGCCGGGCGCTTGTCGAACGGCAACGTGCCGTACTACTGCATCCACAAGACCATGGCCGGCCTGCTCGACGTGTGGCGGTACGTCGGCAGCACCCAGGCCCGCGACGTGCTGCTGAACCTGGCGGCGTGGGTCGACCGGCGGACCGGACGGCTCAGCTACGCGCAGCAGCAATCCGTGCTGGGCACCGAGTTCGGCGGCATGAACGCGGTGCTGACCGACCTCTACCAGTACACCGGCGACGCACGGTGGCTCACCGTCGCGCAGCGGTTCGACCACGCCGCCGTGTTCGACCCGCTGGCGGCGAACCGGGACCAGCTCAACGGGCTGCACGCCAACACCCAGATCCCCAAGTGGATCGGCGCCGCGCAGGAGTACAAGGCGACCGGCACCACCCGCTACCGCGACATCGCCACCAACGCGTGGAACATCACCGTCGGCGCGCACACCTACGCCATCGGCGGCAACAGCCAGGCCGAGCACTTCCGCGCCCCCAACGCCATCGCCGGGTACCTCAACCAGGACACGTGCGAGAGCTGCAACACCTACAACATGCTCAAGCTGACCAGGGAGCTGTTCAGCCTCTACCCGGACCGCGCCGACCTGGCCGACTACTACGAGCGGGCGCTGCTCAACCAGATGATCGGCCAGCAGAACCCGGCCGACAGCCACGGCCACGTCACGTACTTCAGCTCCCTCAACCCGGGCGGCCGCCGCGGTCTCGGCCCGGCGTGGGGCGGCGGCACGTGGAGCACCGACTACGGCTCGTTCTGGTGCTGCCAGGGCAGCGGGCTGGAAACCCAGACGAAGCTGGCGGACTCGATCTACTTCTACAGCGACACGACGCTGATCGTGAACCTGTTCCTGCCTTCGGTGCTCACCTGGACCCAGCGCGGCATCACCGTCACCCAGACGACGTCATACCCGGCCGGTGACACCACCACGTTGACGGTCACCGGCAGTGTGAGCGGCACCTGGGCCATGCGCCTGCGCATCCCGGGCTGGGCGAGCGGGGCGACCATCACCGTCAACGGCGTCGCGCAGAACGTGACCGCCACGCCCGGCAGTTACGCCACGGTGTCGCGGTCGTGGGCCTCGGGTGACACGGTCACCGTCCGGCTGCCCATGAAGGTCGCCCTCAAGGCGGCCAACGACAACGCGAACGTGGCCGCGGTCACCTACGGCCCGGTGGTCCTGGCCGGCAACTACGGCAGCAGCACGCTCGGCGCGCTGCCGTCCCTCGACCCGAACTCGGTCACGCGGACGAGCACCACCGCGCTCGCCTTCAGCGCGAAGGCCAACGGCTCGCCGGTCACCCTCGTGCCCTTCTACGACGCGCAGGGCTTCAACTACACGGCCTACTGGAACACCGGGGGCGGCTCCGGCGGGACGACGAGCCGGCTGGTCAACGTGGGCAGCGGGCTGGTGCTGGGCATCGAGAACATGTCCACCGCCGACGGCGGCCGCGCGCTGCAGTGGTCGGACAGCGGCACGGCGGACCACAACTGGGAGATCATCACGGACGGGACGGCCGTCCGGTTCCGCAACGCCAACAGCGGCAAGGTGCTCGGCGTCCTGGACATGTCGACGGCGGACAACGCCCGCGTCCTGCAGTGGTCGGACAACGGCACGGCCGACCACCGGTGGACCGTCGTCGACCAGGGCGACGGCACGGCGAAGATCCGCAACGTCAACAGCGGCAAGCTGTTGACCATCGAGAACGGCTCGACGGCCACGGGCGCGTTCGCCGTCCAAGGCCCCGACAACGGCGCGGCGGCCAACCGCTGGCGGATCGTGCGCAACGGCTGA